One Faecalicatena sp. Marseille-Q4148 DNA window includes the following coding sequences:
- the queA gene encoding tRNA preQ1(34) S-adenosylmethionine ribosyltransferase-isomerase QueA, which yields MLKREDFYFDLPEELIAQDPLEDRSGSRLLVLDKKTGETEHHVFRDIIEYLNPGDCLVINDTKVIPARLIGAKVGTEAKIEVLLLKRKENDVWETLVKPGKKAKPGTKISFGDGLLVGEVIDVVEEGNRLIQFHYEGIFEEILDQLGQMPLPPYITHQLEDKNRYQTVYAKHSGSAAAPTAGLHFTPELLEQIKTKGVEIAHVTLHVGLGTFRPVKVENILEHHMHSEFYQIEAAEAEKINRAKEEGHRVICVGTTSCRTVESAADEHGRLRECSGWTEIFIYPGYQFKVLDCLITNFHLPESTLIMLVSALAGREHVLAAYQEAVKKQYRFFSFGDAMLIR from the coding sequence ATGTTAAAACGAGAGGATTTTTATTTTGATCTCCCGGAAGAACTGATTGCGCAAGATCCGCTTGAGGACCGTTCGGGTTCCCGGCTGCTTGTGCTTGATAAGAAGACCGGTGAGACAGAACATCATGTATTTCGTGATATTATAGAATACTTAAATCCGGGGGATTGTCTTGTTATCAATGATACAAAAGTAATCCCGGCAAGACTGATCGGAGCTAAAGTAGGGACAGAAGCAAAAATTGAAGTATTGCTTCTGAAGCGAAAGGAAAATGATGTGTGGGAGACACTTGTAAAACCGGGAAAGAAAGCAAAGCCGGGAACAAAGATCAGCTTCGGAGACGGACTGCTTGTAGGAGAAGTCATTGATGTAGTGGAGGAAGGAAATCGTCTGATCCAATTCCATTACGAAGGAATTTTTGAAGAAATTCTGGATCAGCTTGGCCAAATGCCTCTCCCTCCGTACATTACACATCAGCTGGAAGATAAAAACCGCTATCAGACGGTGTATGCAAAGCATTCCGGCTCTGCAGCCGCACCGACAGCAGGACTTCATTTTACACCGGAACTTCTGGAACAGATTAAGACAAAAGGTGTTGAGATTGCCCATGTAACACTTCATGTAGGACTTGGGACATTCCGTCCGGTAAAAGTGGAAAATATTCTGGAACATCATATGCATTCAGAGTTCTATCAGATTGAAGCTGCGGAAGCGGAGAAGATTAACCGCGCGAAAGAGGAAGGGCATCGTGTCATCTGCGTCGGAACGACAAGCTGCCGTACAGTAGAGTCTGCGGCGGATGAACATGGACGGCTGAGAGAGTGCAGCGGCTGGACAGAAATCTTTATTTATCCGGGGTATCAGTTTAAAGTATTGGATTGTCTGATTACAAACTTTCATCTGCCGGAATCTACATTAATTATGCTTGTATCTGCTTTAGCCGGCAGGGAGCATGTACTGGCAGCGTATCAGGAAGCTGTGAAGAAACAATATCGTTTCTTTTCGTTTGGCGATGCGATGCTGATTCGATAA